A single Brucella intermedia LMG 3301 DNA region contains:
- a CDS encoding GumC family protein has product MAEVDPLSRDADIDIGALFSSLRRHWLFIVGGALLMAALAWAICLLLTPDYRAEARLMIEARESIYTRPNGETSAERPLFDAEGVKSQVEVFSSGDLLKKVSDELKLTSNEAFTTTEVKPWTRVLIMLGMRTDPERLTPEERVLQKLRKNMQVFAVTASRVIVVQYTSANPETAKNVANALADQYILFQQAAKLESNDDATGWLAPEIDDLRNRVRDAERKVADYRASRGLLTGQSNSTIATQQLSEVSTELTRVRTNRASAEAKAESIRKALASGAPIDTLPDVLASGMMQRLAERRIQLNAQIADFSTTLLDGHPRIKALRSQLADLDQQIRNEGRKLVASLDNEVSAAKLREDELNRELNRVKAQAAQAGDQEVELRALEREAAAQRQLLETYLTRYREAASRTDRNYVPVDARVFSSAETPAVPYYPMILPIVGSTFVAGLLLLSIFVLLRELFSGRAFVTTGGQRAAAVEEIEMPVIAAAAEAAAVPPSRAEGGDAVSNETIVAPRRSWNMPFAVRPPVSDARKTVEEFPMIRRDKTSQRETRQHNPNGVEAVADLLASGKEKRIVVVSPEGDKASAGTVRLLREFADRGKRAILVDMTAQGIVGLAMLDGTHLPGITELLSGERRFNEVIHSDRFSQAHVVPLGEADPEIAMRSADRLPLILDALETVYDFVVVECGPSSSEQIGRIADGPASVVMSIVDPDDKGVALAALDLDQGGYEDVVILMDEPA; this is encoded by the coding sequence ATGGCAGAAGTCGATCCGTTATCAAGGGACGCAGATATTGATATCGGTGCGCTGTTCTCCAGCCTGCGCCGTCACTGGCTGTTCATTGTGGGCGGCGCGCTTCTCATGGCGGCGCTTGCCTGGGCCATTTGCCTTCTCCTGACACCGGATTACCGCGCCGAAGCACGCCTCATGATCGAGGCCCGTGAATCCATCTATACCCGCCCCAACGGCGAGACTTCTGCCGAGCGTCCGCTTTTCGATGCCGAAGGGGTGAAGAGCCAGGTCGAGGTGTTCTCCTCCGGCGATCTTCTCAAGAAAGTTTCCGACGAGCTCAAGTTGACCAGCAATGAAGCCTTCACGACAACGGAAGTGAAGCCCTGGACCCGCGTTCTCATCATGCTTGGCATGCGGACCGATCCGGAGCGCCTGACCCCGGAAGAGCGCGTCTTGCAGAAACTGCGCAAGAACATGCAGGTTTTTGCCGTTACTGCTTCGCGCGTCATCGTGGTGCAATATACGTCGGCGAACCCGGAAACGGCAAAGAATGTCGCCAACGCGCTGGCCGATCAGTACATCCTGTTTCAACAGGCCGCGAAGCTTGAATCGAACGACGATGCGACCGGTTGGCTTGCCCCTGAAATTGACGACCTGCGCAACCGTGTCCGCGACGCGGAAAGGAAGGTTGCGGATTACCGTGCTTCGCGCGGGCTTCTGACCGGGCAGAGCAACAGCACCATCGCGACACAGCAGCTTTCTGAAGTCTCGACCGAACTCACCCGGGTTCGCACCAACCGCGCTTCTGCGGAAGCCAAGGCGGAAAGCATTCGCAAGGCGCTCGCCTCCGGTGCGCCCATCGACACGCTGCCGGATGTGTTGGCTTCCGGAATGATGCAGCGTCTTGCCGAAAGGCGCATCCAGCTCAATGCCCAGATTGCCGATTTTTCGACGACACTTCTCGATGGCCATCCGCGTATCAAGGCGCTGCGTTCGCAGCTCGCCGATCTCGACCAGCAGATCAGGAACGAAGGCCGCAAGCTCGTTGCCAGCCTCGACAATGAAGTCTCCGCAGCAAAGCTTCGCGAGGACGAACTCAATCGCGAACTGAACCGGGTGAAGGCACAGGCGGCACAGGCTGGCGATCAGGAAGTCGAGTTGCGCGCATTGGAGCGCGAAGCGGCGGCACAGCGCCAGCTTCTTGAAACCTATCTGACGCGCTATCGCGAAGCCGCGTCCCGTACCGACCGCAACTATGTGCCGGTCGATGCCCGCGTCTTTTCTTCGGCGGAAACCCCGGCGGTTCCCTATTATCCGATGATATTGCCGATCGTCGGTTCGACTTTCGTGGCGGGCCTGCTGCTGCTGTCTATTTTCGTTCTGCTGCGTGAATTGTTCAGCGGTCGGGCCTTCGTGACGACCGGTGGCCAGAGGGCTGCCGCAGTGGAGGAAATCGAGATGCCGGTTATTGCCGCTGCCGCCGAAGCTGCTGCTGTGCCGCCATCGAGAGCCGAAGGCGGCGATGCAGTTTCGAATGAAACAATTGTGGCACCGCGCCGTTCATGGAATATGCCGTTTGCGGTGAGGCCACCGGTTTCGGATGCACGGAAAACCGTGGAGGAGTTTCCCATGATCAGGCGGGACAAGACCAGCCAGCGCGAAACGCGCCAGCATAATCCCAATGGTGTGGAAGCTGTCGCCGATCTGCTTGCCAGCGGTAAGGAGAAGCGCATCGTGGTTGTTTCTCCCGAAGGTGACAAGGCATCGGCGGGGACGGTGCGTCTGTTGCGTGAATTCGCGGATCGCGGCAAGCGGGCGATTCTCGTGGATATGACTGCTCAGGGAATTGTAGGTCTGGCCATGCTGGACGGTACGCATCTGCCCGGCATTACCGAGCTTTTGTCCGGCGAGCGGCGTTTCAACGAGGTCATCCACAGCGACCGGTTCTCACAGGCTCACGTTGTGCCGCTAGGGGAGGCGGATCCCGAAATCGCCATGCGCTCCGCCGATCGCCTGCCGCTCATTCTCGACGCGCTGGAAACGGTCTATGATTTTGTCGTCGTAGAGTGCGGTCCGTCGTCTTCGGAACAGATCGGGCGCATTGCGGATGGACCCGCTTCCGTGGTGATGAGCATTGTCGATCCGGACGACAAGGGCGTCGCGCTCGCCGCGCTCGACCTCGACCAAGGTGGTTATGAAGACGTCGTCATTTTGATGGACGAACCGGCCTGA
- a CDS encoding polysaccharide biosynthesis/export family protein produces MTAKTIQNKRKGHTLLVALGLAAMTLSACSSYRPAPPAFHEALNQPYMLDAGDRVRITVFEQPSLTNTYSVDQAGYIAFPLVGSIPARGKTSKQLEGVIASKLRGGYLRDPDVSAEIDRYRPIFVMGEVGAAGQYSYVPGMTAQKAIAAAGGFSPRANQENVDITRQFNGKVLTGRVLISDPILPGDTIYVRERLF; encoded by the coding sequence ATGACGGCGAAGACAATTCAGAACAAGCGCAAAGGCCACACTCTGCTCGTGGCACTCGGCCTTGCCGCCATGACGCTTTCTGCCTGCTCCAGCTATCGCCCTGCCCCGCCCGCTTTCCACGAGGCGCTGAACCAGCCCTATATGCTGGATGCCGGCGACCGGGTGCGTATCACGGTTTTCGAGCAGCCGAGCCTTACCAATACCTATAGCGTCGATCAGGCTGGCTATATCGCTTTCCCGCTCGTGGGCAGCATTCCGGCACGCGGCAAGACATCCAAACAGCTGGAGGGCGTCATCGCATCCAAGCTGCGGGGCGGCTATCTGCGCGACCCTGACGTCAGCGCTGAAATCGACCGCTATCGTCCGATTTTCGTGATGGGCGAAGTGGGTGCTGCCGGCCAGTATTCCTATGTTCCGGGTATGACCGCGCAAAAAGCGATCGCCGCAGCGGGCGGTTTCAGCCCGCGCGCCAATCAGGAGAATGTCGATATCACGCGCCAGTTCAACGGCAAGGTCCTGACGGGCCGCGTGCTGATTTCCGATCCCATCCTGCCGGGCGACACGATCTATGTGCGCGAACGTCTATTCTGA
- the argC gene encoding N-acetyl-gamma-glutamyl-phosphate reductase has translation MKPKIFIDGEHGTTGLQIRARLAERDDLEVISIPEAERRNKDLRADYLRAADIAILCLPDDASKEAVSLLEGHNSTRIIDTSTAYRVHPDWAYGFAELAKGQRERISEARLVANPGCYPTGAIALVRPLRDAGLLPADYPVSVNAVSGYTGGGKQLIAQMEDKDHLDYLAANNFLYGLPLKHKHVPELQMHGRLERRPIFSPSVGRFPQGMIVQVPLFLSELEGSPSLAKIHAALTDHYAGQDIVEVVPLEESAKLPRVDAEELAGKDGMKLFVFGTVGDGEVNLVALLDNLGKGASGAAVQNMNLMLGKA, from the coding sequence ATGAAACCGAAAATCTTCATCGATGGCGAACACGGCACCACCGGCCTGCAGATCCGCGCCCGTCTGGCCGAGCGCGACGATCTGGAAGTGATCTCGATCCCGGAAGCCGAGCGGCGCAACAAGGATTTGCGCGCCGACTATCTGCGCGCTGCCGATATTGCGATCCTTTGCCTGCCGGACGATGCCTCCAAGGAAGCGGTTTCCCTGCTCGAAGGTCACAACTCGACCCGCATCATCGATACGTCGACCGCTTATCGCGTGCACCCCGACTGGGCCTATGGTTTTGCCGAGCTGGCGAAAGGCCAGCGCGAACGCATCAGCGAGGCGCGCCTCGTCGCCAATCCGGGTTGCTACCCGACCGGCGCGATTGCGCTTGTTCGCCCGCTTCGCGATGCGGGCCTGCTGCCTGCCGACTACCCGGTGAGCGTCAATGCTGTTTCCGGCTATACCGGCGGCGGCAAGCAGCTGATCGCCCAGATGGAAGACAAGGACCATCTGGACTATCTGGCGGCAAACAATTTCCTTTACGGCCTGCCGCTCAAGCATAAGCACGTGCCGGAACTGCAAATGCATGGCCGTCTGGAACGCCGCCCGATCTTTTCACCCAGCGTGGGACGCTTCCCGCAAGGCATGATCGTACAGGTTCCCCTGTTCCTGAGCGAACTTGAAGGATCACCGTCGCTTGCAAAGATTCATGCTGCGCTGACCGATCATTATGCCGGTCAGGATATTGTCGAAGTCGTGCCGCTTGAGGAAAGCGCGAAGCTTCCGCGTGTCGATGCGGAAGAGCTTGCGGGCAAGGATGGCATGAAGCTTTTCGTCTTCGGCACCGTAGGCGACGGAGAAGTCAATCTCGTGGCGCTGCTCGACAATCTGGGCAAAGGCGCGTCGGGTGCCGCCGTCCAGAACATGAACCTCATGCTCGGCAAGGCATGA
- a CDS encoding DUF2842 domain-containing protein, whose amino-acid sequence MPVRLKKLIGTFLLVALVIIYAVFATIIAVAHLAQSSAWVHLLYFFVTGILWVLPAMGIIWWMAQPPRKKQH is encoded by the coding sequence ATGCCCGTTCGGCTGAAGAAACTGATCGGCACTTTTTTGCTGGTTGCACTGGTTATCATCTACGCGGTATTCGCGACCATTATCGCCGTGGCGCATCTGGCCCAGTCAAGCGCGTGGGTGCATCTCCTTTATTTCTTCGTGACCGGCATTCTGTGGGTTCTGCCAGCCATGGGCATCATCTGGTGGATGGCGCAGCCACCACGCAAGAAACAACATTAA
- a CDS encoding aminoglycoside phosphotransferase family protein → MPKQPVFPVEWNIGSFEPLADKHSSLVWKVERIDHPGEVFVVKQLKPAGMEELRGAHYLAWQNGHGAARLYALDGASMLLEYAGDYHLDEHLKRGNDAECLLIFGEVLSALHTPSPAPIPVDLQPLDKHFSGLFAVADESPLYAEGTAVARRLLATPHETIPLHGDIHHENIIKGPRGWLAIDPHGVAGDAAFDAANIFYNPLDRDDLCLDLERARGMAEHFAPIIGRDAAYILDYAFAYGCLSAAWHREDGNDADEARELKIASALRQLRRTSYPS, encoded by the coding sequence ATGCCGAAGCAGCCGGTGTTTCCTGTCGAATGGAATATCGGCTCGTTCGAGCCACTGGCGGATAAGCATTCAAGCCTCGTCTGGAAGGTCGAACGCATCGATCATCCGGGCGAGGTTTTTGTCGTCAAGCAATTGAAGCCGGCCGGAATGGAAGAATTGCGCGGAGCCCATTATCTTGCCTGGCAGAATGGGCATGGTGCGGCGCGATTATACGCCCTGGATGGTGCGTCGATGCTGCTCGAATATGCGGGCGACTACCACCTCGATGAACACCTGAAGCGCGGTAACGACGCCGAATGCCTGCTCATCTTCGGCGAGGTGCTGAGCGCGCTGCATACGCCCTCTCCCGCCCCGATACCGGTTGACTTGCAACCGCTCGACAAACACTTTTCCGGTCTTTTCGCGGTGGCGGATGAAAGCCCGCTCTATGCAGAAGGCACGGCGGTCGCCAGGCGCTTGCTGGCCACGCCACACGAAACTATCCCGCTGCATGGCGACATCCACCATGAAAACATCATCAAGGGACCCCGCGGCTGGCTCGCCATCGATCCGCACGGGGTGGCTGGGGACGCCGCCTTCGATGCGGCCAACATCTTCTACAATCCGCTCGATCGCGACGATCTCTGTCTGGATCTCGAACGTGCGCGGGGCATGGCCGAACATTTCGCGCCGATCATCGGGCGAGATGCGGCCTATATTCTGGATTATGCCTTCGCCTATGGCTGTCTCTCAGCCGCGTGGCATCGTGAAGACGGTAACGACGCGGATGAAGCGCGGGAACTGAAGATCGCCTCCGCGCTCAGGCAATTGCGTCGGACCAGCTACCCCTCGTAA
- a CDS encoding GNAT family N-acetyltransferase, which translates to MAGEVAAHVLTDFSEIARLWKDAEAVHGAPQSLEWIDNWRAIVNADSFVVGLFHGTTPILLVPLEAVSHRGVKIARYPGGSHANCNFPWLSKEFDGVAGREAVNQLLGIIRKVRPDIDALSLTRQFSEMQGAVNPLLALGKAPNPNPVLAVSLNGGFDAVLDRANRKRKLKKHRQHDRRYEESGGWRIDAPRSPAESEKVLDLFFAMKAQRFRQMGISDPFSDENVRNFFKVFFCAGLTKDHQLNELRFLEVGGTIRSIIGKVFGVAGPTVEFGAIAQDELMTASPGEFLFFEDISRSCGEGHSVYSFGIGDEPYKREWCDIDLAIYDTLVPLSAKGRFFTALQSARNAVAGSLKRNPRLWGMAKALRSRFAKR; encoded by the coding sequence ATGGCGGGTGAAGTCGCAGCGCACGTTCTGACGGATTTCAGCGAGATCGCGCGGCTCTGGAAAGATGCCGAGGCCGTTCACGGCGCGCCCCAATCGCTCGAATGGATCGATAACTGGCGCGCCATCGTCAATGCCGACAGTTTTGTCGTCGGGCTTTTTCACGGAACCACGCCGATCCTGCTCGTGCCGCTGGAAGCTGTCAGCCACAGGGGTGTAAAAATTGCGCGCTATCCCGGCGGAAGCCACGCCAATTGCAATTTTCCCTGGCTCAGCAAGGAATTTGATGGCGTTGCCGGTCGCGAGGCAGTCAATCAGCTACTCGGCATCATCCGCAAGGTGCGACCGGACATCGATGCACTGTCGCTGACACGCCAGTTTTCTGAAATGCAGGGTGCAGTCAACCCACTGCTTGCTCTCGGAAAAGCGCCCAATCCAAATCCGGTTCTCGCCGTCTCTCTTAATGGCGGCTTCGATGCCGTGCTTGATCGCGCCAATCGCAAGCGAAAGCTGAAAAAGCATCGCCAGCACGACCGCCGCTATGAGGAAAGCGGAGGCTGGAGAATTGACGCACCCCGAAGCCCTGCGGAGTCAGAAAAGGTTCTCGATCTCTTTTTCGCGATGAAGGCGCAGCGTTTTCGGCAAATGGGTATCAGCGACCCATTCTCCGACGAGAATGTGCGCAATTTCTTCAAAGTCTTTTTCTGCGCGGGCCTGACGAAAGATCATCAGTTGAACGAATTGCGCTTTCTTGAGGTGGGCGGGACCATACGTTCGATCATCGGAAAGGTGTTCGGCGTTGCAGGACCGACCGTTGAGTTCGGCGCAATCGCACAAGATGAACTGATGACGGCAAGTCCGGGTGAATTCCTCTTCTTCGAGGATATCAGCCGTAGTTGCGGTGAAGGCCATTCGGTCTACAGTTTCGGCATTGGCGACGAGCCCTACAAGCGCGAATGGTGCGACATCGATCTTGCGATCTATGACACGCTGGTGCCGCTATCAGCCAAGGGCAGGTTTTTCACGGCGCTGCAATCAGCCCGCAACGCGGTCGCCGGAAGCCTCAAGCGCAATCCGCGTCTCTGGGGCATGGCCAAGGCGCTGCGCAGCAGGTTCGCGAAAAGGTAG
- a CDS encoding COX15/CtaA family protein → MTAATAQRVGQGRSSKEDRDRRLVRYWLYAVFVVLIAIVMVGGATRMTGSGLSITEWKPIHGVIPPLNHAEWVEEFDKYRQIPQYQQINKGMSLEEFQYIFWWEWAHRLLARFVGFLVAVPLAFFWVTGRLRGGLKYRMLGLLALGGLQGAIGWWMVASGLSELTSVSQYRLAIHLTTACVIITAVFYIARGLVTYSERPAERSVQRFAGWIVFAVLVQIYLGGLVAGLHAGLTYNTWPLMDGAVVPSDLFIQSPWWRNLFENPKTVQFVHRVFAYTVLVLAVLHSLQVWNQAPGSTHARRTIVLLGLILVQAVIGIATLLMSVPLHLGLTHQFFALIVLAFAVAHWRATKGAYEG, encoded by the coding sequence ATGACGGCAGCAACGGCGCAGCGTGTAGGACAGGGCAGGTCATCGAAAGAGGACCGCGACCGTCGCCTCGTGCGTTATTGGCTTTATGCAGTTTTCGTCGTGCTGATTGCCATCGTCATGGTCGGCGGTGCCACACGCATGACGGGTTCTGGCCTTTCCATAACCGAATGGAAGCCCATTCACGGCGTCATTCCGCCGCTGAACCATGCCGAATGGGTGGAAGAGTTCGACAAGTATCGCCAGATTCCCCAGTATCAGCAGATCAACAAGGGCATGTCGCTGGAGGAATTCCAGTACATTTTCTGGTGGGAATGGGCGCATCGCCTGCTTGCGCGTTTTGTCGGGTTTCTGGTCGCCGTTCCGCTGGCCTTCTTCTGGGTGACGGGACGCCTCCGGGGTGGCCTCAAATACCGCATGCTGGGTCTGCTGGCGCTCGGCGGCCTGCAGGGCGCTATCGGCTGGTGGATGGTGGCCTCCGGCCTGAGCGAGCTGACGAGCGTCAGCCAGTATCGCCTGGCGATCCATCTGACGACGGCCTGCGTCATCATAACGGCGGTATTCTACATTGCGCGGGGCCTTGTCACCTATAGCGAACGACCGGCGGAACGGTCGGTCCAGCGCTTTGCGGGTTGGATCGTGTTCGCCGTGCTTGTGCAGATTTACCTGGGTGGGCTCGTGGCCGGGCTGCATGCCGGTCTGACCTATAACACATGGCCGCTGATGGATGGTGCTGTGGTGCCGTCGGATCTGTTCATCCAGTCGCCATGGTGGCGCAACCTGTTCGAGAACCCGAAAACGGTCCAGTTCGTGCACCGCGTGTTTGCCTATACGGTTCTTGTTCTGGCTGTGCTGCATTCGCTGCAGGTTTGGAATCAGGCTCCGGGCAGCACCCATGCGCGCCGCACCATTGTTCTCCTCGGTCTGATACTTGTGCAGGCTGTTATCGGTATTGCAACGCTTCTGATGAGCGTTCCGCTGCACCTGGGCCTGACGCATCAGTTCTTCGCGCTGATCGTTCTGGCGTTCGCGGTTGCGCACTGGCGCGCAACCAAGGGCGCTTACGAGGGGTAG